From Miscanthus floridulus cultivar M001 chromosome 15, ASM1932011v1, whole genome shotgun sequence, the proteins below share one genomic window:
- the LOC136509129 gene encoding protein CURLY FLAG LEAF 1-like encodes MTTEFLSVKKFHQEAARSLSLQKRMELQPELSLGPVWPGFTTGGLAAKSSSSESDGSSRKKRKHYTASWEEHQQPPASLELQLNDPLPLDWEQCLDLQSGRMYYLNRKTLKKSWVRPREQSVNLDLNISTTAAVDSCAAADGAAAAAPDEDEPRKPTGTALFSGGNMVAVPCANCHLLVMLCMSSPSCPNCKFVQLLAPAAPPAAVAHRRLDVAVKPLETLSLLH; translated from the exons ATGACCACCGAGTTCCTCAGTGTGAAGAAGTTCCACCAGGAGGCCGCCCGGAGCCTGAGCTTGCAGAAGAGAATGGAGCTGCAGCCGGAGCTGTCGCTCGGCCCAGTGTGGCCGGGCTTCACCACCGGTGGCCTGGCAGCCAAGAGCTCCTCGTCCGAGTCTGACGGAAGCTCCCGGAAGAAGAGGAAGCACTACACCGCCAGCTGGGAGGAGCATCAGCAGCCGCCCGCGAGCCTGGAGCTCCAGCTCAACGACCCCCTGCCTCTCGACTGGGAGCAGTGCCTCGACCTCCAA TCTGGGAGGATGTATTACCTCAACAGGAAGACGCTGAAGAAGAGCTGGGTCAGACCCCGGGAGCAGAGCGTGAACCTGGACCTCAACATCTCCACGACTGCCGCCGTCGACAGCTGTGCTGCCGCCGACGGTGCTGCTGCCGCTGCTCCCGACGAGGATGAGCCAAGGAAACCCACTGGCACAGCTTTGTTCTCTGGAGGCAACATGGTGGCCGTGCCGTGCGCCAACTGTCACCTCCTAGTCATGCTCTGCAtgtcctccccctcctgccccAACTGCAAGTTCGTGCAGCTGCTGGCGCCTGCTGCGCCGCCTGCGGCGGTGGCCCATCGGAGGCTCGATGTCGCCGTCAAGCcgctggagaccctgagccttcTCCATTAG